In Pseudonocardia sp. EC080619-01, the following proteins share a genomic window:
- a CDS encoding ABC transporter permease, with product MSTTRSDIERPAGSGTEARGRPARRPWRAGRTAVITARVVLLIVLLSAWEALSGPVVDPFFVSSPSAVAVEWWDWVISGQLWFHASSTFYSTIVGFAVGGSVAIVLGYLLGGSPWAAAVLEPFITGIYSLPKLALVPLFVLWFGIGRELQVMIAAIVTFFLMFYNTYYGVREVDRSLVDAVRIMGGRRRDLAFRVRLPSALVWVVAGLKLSVPQALVAVVVAEILASNRGLGHLVANNAGQFNTAGTFAALATLLVIGLALDRLAGLATRRALVWKEGAGR from the coding sequence ATGAGTACGACACGCAGCGACATCGAACGGCCGGCCGGATCGGGCACCGAGGCCCGGGGCCGGCCGGCACGTCGACCCTGGCGCGCCGGACGCACCGCAGTGATCACCGCGAGGGTGGTTCTGCTGATCGTGTTGCTGAGTGCCTGGGAGGCATTGTCGGGACCGGTCGTCGACCCGTTCTTCGTGAGCAGCCCCAGCGCCGTCGCGGTGGAGTGGTGGGACTGGGTGATCAGCGGGCAGCTCTGGTTCCACGCGAGTAGCACGTTCTACTCGACGATCGTCGGTTTCGCCGTCGGCGGCAGCGTCGCAATCGTGCTCGGCTACCTTCTCGGTGGCAGCCCATGGGCGGCGGCGGTCCTCGAACCTTTCATCACCGGTATCTACAGTCTTCCCAAGCTCGCCCTCGTCCCTCTGTTCGTGCTGTGGTTCGGCATCGGCCGTGAACTGCAGGTCATGATTGCGGCGATCGTCACGTTCTTCCTGATGTTCTACAACACCTATTACGGGGTCCGTGAGGTTGATCGCTCGCTCGTCGACGCCGTTCGGATCATGGGAGGGCGTCGGCGGGACCTGGCGTTCCGGGTTCGGTTGCCCTCGGCCCTCGTCTGGGTCGTGGCCGGACTCAAGTTGTCGGTTCCGCAAGCTCTGGTCGCGGTCGTGGTCGCCGAGATCCTGGCTTCCAACCGTGGTCTTGGCCATCTGGTCGCCAACAACGCCGGGCAGTTCAACACGGCCGGGACTTTCGCGGCGCTGGCCACTCTCCTGGTCATCGGACTGGCGTTGGATCGGCTGGCGGGTCTGGCGACGCGTCGGGCACTGGTGTGGAAAGAGGGCGCCGGGCGCTGA
- a CDS encoding ABC transporter ATP-binding protein, with amino-acid sequence MSGIAGVASSSATSLGSDTILRFDGLATGFGEGPNVVQDVDLEIRAGEFVTVLGPSGCGKSTILNVACGLLKARAGTVSFAGRPLVGVNTSVGYMTQGDTLLPWRTVADNVALPLRLRGVSRQVIRERVASSLDMLELGDSARRYPAQLSGGMKRRALLARSMIYEPAMLVMDEPFAALDAQLRTQLQVELRRTVADARQTVLFVTHDIDEAVLVSDRVLVLGGRPAAPIADIAIDLGPDRDAETIRFDERFRQLEQRVHAALVQARPAEEER; translated from the coding sequence ATGAGCGGCATCGCGGGAGTCGCCTCGAGCAGTGCGACATCGCTCGGCTCGGACACGATTCTTCGATTCGACGGTCTGGCCACGGGTTTCGGTGAGGGACCCAACGTCGTGCAGGACGTCGACCTGGAGATCCGGGCAGGTGAGTTCGTCACGGTCCTGGGCCCGTCCGGATGCGGGAAGTCGACCATCCTCAATGTCGCGTGCGGCCTCCTCAAAGCCCGTGCCGGCACCGTGAGCTTCGCCGGACGACCACTGGTCGGGGTCAACACGTCAGTGGGATACATGACCCAGGGCGACACCCTGTTGCCGTGGCGGACGGTCGCCGACAACGTCGCGCTCCCGCTCCGTCTGCGCGGCGTGTCTCGCCAGGTGATTCGCGAGAGGGTTGCGTCGAGTCTCGACATGCTCGAGCTGGGTGACTCGGCTCGGCGGTATCCAGCCCAGCTCTCGGGCGGGATGAAGCGACGGGCGCTGCTGGCACGCAGCATGATCTACGAACCGGCGATGCTGGTGATGGACGAACCGTTCGCGGCGCTCGACGCACAGCTTCGCACCCAGCTCCAGGTCGAGCTGCGACGCACCGTGGCAGATGCGAGGCAGACGGTGTTGTTCGTGACCCACGACATCGACGAGGCGGTACTCGTCTCCGATCGCGTCCTGGTGCTCGGGGGACGGCCTGCTGCGCCGATCGCAGACATCGCGATCGACCTCGGGCCCGACCGCGACGCGGAGACGATCCGGTTCGACGAACGATTCCGCCAGCTCGAGCAACGCGTGCACGCCGCGCTCGTGCAAGCCCGTCCGGCGGAGGAGGAGCGATGA
- a CDS encoding ABC transporter substrate-binding protein — protein sequence MAPNSDRGAALHDSHSCPSRWRLMASTAVLLASALLVTSCAAGAPANRSETGELTATLGSGAVSMNYTVPQLMSSTGLDRRNGVTVDYRPVGTSSTNLVAGVLSGDLTFANPAITTAIDAVDRGSPLVFVACTNYAANTLALRNDVIERIGVEPDAPARERVAALRGLTIATSAEGSGNNNILRTIIRSYGMNPDTDVRIIGVQDTSAIVGGVKQGQFDGAFYGAGVTEQNIAAGEASLWLSLPRGDVRDTIGDSLAGALVVRRDLLERDPDLVDAMFDATVAAQRLIADDPAAAGAELRTRWFPDLDQQVFDLAWQQARSSFPQDGRCTRTSIDQLLDQMRTTTGGAYSGVDYDELVYARAKG from the coding sequence TTGGCTCCAAACAGCGATAGAGGTGCAGCGTTGCACGACTCGCATTCATGCCCGTCCCGATGGCGACTCATGGCTTCGACCGCGGTGCTTCTCGCCTCCGCGCTGCTCGTCACGTCGTGCGCTGCAGGGGCTCCCGCCAATCGCTCCGAGACGGGCGAACTGACCGCGACGCTCGGCTCGGGGGCGGTGAGCATGAACTACACGGTTCCTCAGCTGATGTCGTCGACCGGGCTCGACCGCCGTAACGGGGTCACGGTCGACTACCGGCCGGTCGGCACCTCCAGCACCAACCTCGTCGCCGGGGTCCTCTCCGGTGACCTCACCTTCGCGAACCCGGCGATCACCACCGCCATCGACGCCGTCGATCGCGGTAGTCCACTGGTGTTCGTCGCCTGCACCAACTACGCGGCGAACACACTCGCGTTACGCAACGACGTGATCGAACGGATCGGCGTCGAGCCCGATGCGCCCGCCCGCGAGCGGGTCGCGGCGCTGAGAGGGCTCACCATCGCGACCTCAGCAGAAGGATCGGGTAACAACAACATCCTTCGGACGATCATCCGCTCCTACGGGATGAACCCGGACACCGATGTCCGCATCATCGGGGTCCAGGACACCTCGGCGATCGTCGGCGGGGTGAAGCAGGGACAGTTCGACGGCGCGTTCTACGGAGCCGGGGTGACCGAGCAGAACATCGCCGCGGGTGAGGCGAGCCTCTGGCTTTCCCTGCCCCGCGGCGACGTCCGCGACACCATCGGAGACTCGCTGGCGGGGGCGCTCGTCGTCCGTCGCGATCTTCTCGAGCGTGATCCCGACCTCGTCGACGCCATGTTCGACGCGACGGTCGCAGCCCAGCGGTTGATCGCAGACGACCCGGCGGCGGCCGGGGCAGAGCTGCGGACCCGCTGGTTCCCCGACCTCGACCAGCAGGTGTTCGACCTGGCCTGGCAGCAGGCCAGGTCCTCGTTCCCGCAGGACGGCCGCTGTACCCGGACGAGCATCGACCAGCTGCTCGACCAGATGCGTACTACGACAGGCGGCGCCTACTCGGGCGTCGACTACGACGAGCTGGTCTACGCCAGGGCGAAAGGTTGA
- a CDS encoding IS110 family transposase — translation MAQRPVIWIGIDVGKRTHHACAIDTDGKVVFSRKVSNDQAAIEALLARAAEAAQDVRWAIDLTCSYAALLQVVLTAADQQVVYVPGRVVDRMSGVFRGEAKTDARDAKVIAETARMRGADLTTVTATDETTAELARLVAHREDLMADWVRGVNRLRDLLGSIFPGLEAAFDYSTRSALVLVTGFQTPQALRDAGEAGVIEYLRAHRAWAPGIAAMAATAVEVAHAQTVALPSETRTAILVAGLARRLLELDREIKDTDKLITTVFRSHPDAAIIESLPGLGPILGAEFLTATHGGVGPELGGFTSPGRLASYAGLVPVPQDSGRISGNLRRPRRYNRRLRRVFYMAALSSLKVNGPSRAFYQRKRSERMLHTQALLALARRLVDVLWALLRDRRMFTITAPQPAIAA, via the coding sequence GTGGCGCAACGGCCAGTGATCTGGATCGGGATCGACGTCGGGAAGAGGACGCACCATGCGTGCGCGATCGATACCGACGGCAAGGTGGTGTTCTCCCGCAAGGTCAGCAACGACCAGGCCGCGATCGAGGCGTTGCTGGCCCGCGCTGCGGAAGCGGCCCAGGACGTGCGGTGGGCCATCGACCTGACCTGCAGCTATGCGGCGCTGCTGCAGGTGGTCCTCACCGCGGCCGACCAGCAGGTGGTCTATGTCCCCGGTCGGGTCGTCGACCGGATGAGCGGCGTGTTCCGGGGCGAGGCCAAGACCGACGCCCGTGACGCGAAGGTCATCGCCGAGACCGCCCGCATGCGCGGCGCCGACCTCACCACGGTCACCGCCACTGATGAGACCACTGCCGAACTGGCCCGGCTCGTGGCCCATCGCGAGGACCTGATGGCCGACTGGGTGCGCGGGGTCAACCGGCTGCGTGACCTGCTCGGGTCGATCTTTCCCGGTCTCGAGGCGGCATTCGACTATTCCACCCGCAGCGCTCTGGTGCTGGTCACCGGGTTCCAGACACCCCAGGCCCTCCGGGACGCCGGCGAGGCAGGGGTGATCGAGTACCTGCGTGCCCATCGGGCGTGGGCACCGGGTATTGCTGCGATGGCCGCCACCGCGGTCGAGGTCGCCCACGCCCAGACCGTGGCACTGCCCAGCGAGACGCGGACCGCGATCCTTGTTGCCGGCCTGGCCCGACGACTGCTGGAACTCGACCGGGAGATCAAGGACACCGACAAGCTGATCACCACCGTGTTCCGCTCCCACCCGGACGCGGCGATCATCGAGTCGCTGCCCGGTCTCGGACCCATCCTGGGCGCGGAGTTCCTCACCGCCACCCACGGCGGTGTCGGCCCTGAACTGGGCGGATTCACCTCTCCAGGGCGGCTGGCCTCCTACGCCGGACTCGTCCCGGTGCCCCAGGACTCCGGCCGGATCAGCGGGAACCTGCGTCGCCCACGACGCTACAACCGCCGCCTGCGGCGAGTGTTCTACATGGCCGCACTGTCCAGCCTCAAGGTCAATGGCCCGTCCCGGGCCTTCTACCAGCGCAAACGCAGCGAAAGAATGCTTCATACCCAGGCTCTGCTCGCCTTGGCCAGACGCCTGGTCGACGTCCTGTGGGCCCTGCTGCGTGACCGGAGGATGTTCACCATCACCGCACCACAACCCGCTATCGCGGCTTGA
- a CDS encoding propionyl-CoA synthetase → MAGYEEIFRSSVEDREGFWLRAASVLDWDVAPTTALDESDPPFYRWFPDGELNVCHNALDRHVEAGNGDRTALVHDSPVTGTKRSYTYSDLRDEVATFAGVLRDQGVGRGDRVVIYMPMVPEAAVAMLACARLGAIHSVVFGGFAAKELAVRIDDAGPKVVVSASCGIEGSRVIEYKPLLDKAIELAERKPDATVILQREQAVAAMGPIDVDWAAAAATATPADPVPVRSTDPLYVLYTSGTTGKPKGVVRDSGGYATALAWSMPNIYDVGAGETIFTASDVGWVVGHSYIVYAPLLAGATTVLYEGKPVGTPDAGQFWRVVQENKVKSVFTAPTAFRAIKKEDPEGAFVAQYDVSSLQYLFLAGERLDPETYRWAADLLGIPVIDHWWQTETGWPIAANPAGIELLDIKPGSPTRPMPGWDVQVLDETGKPAEPGVDGAIVAKLPLPPGAFPTLWNDDERYVNSYMAAFEGYYLTGDGGHLDSDGYVFVMGRTDDVINVAGHRLSTGGMEEVLASHPDVAECAVIGVADTMKGQIPRGFVVLKSGVDSTAEGYDEKLRAELVQMVRDQIGAVASLKDVAVVPALPKTRSGKILRKTMRGIADGADEPVPSTIDDASVLDTLRPVLRTE, encoded by the coding sequence GTGGCCGGTTACGAGGAGATCTTCCGATCCAGCGTCGAGGACCGTGAGGGCTTCTGGCTCCGCGCGGCGTCGGTGCTCGACTGGGACGTGGCCCCCACGACCGCGCTCGACGAGTCGGACCCGCCGTTCTACCGCTGGTTCCCCGACGGGGAGCTCAACGTCTGTCACAACGCCCTGGACCGGCATGTCGAGGCCGGCAACGGCGACCGGACCGCGCTGGTCCACGACTCGCCGGTCACCGGCACGAAGCGGTCCTACACCTACTCCGACCTGCGCGACGAGGTCGCCACGTTCGCCGGTGTGCTGCGCGACCAGGGCGTCGGGCGCGGCGACCGGGTCGTGATCTACATGCCGATGGTGCCCGAGGCCGCGGTCGCGATGCTGGCCTGCGCGCGGCTCGGTGCGATCCACTCGGTCGTCTTCGGCGGGTTCGCCGCGAAGGAGCTCGCGGTCCGGATCGACGACGCCGGGCCGAAGGTCGTCGTCTCGGCGTCCTGCGGCATCGAGGGCAGCCGTGTCATCGAGTACAAGCCGCTGCTCGACAAGGCCATCGAGCTCGCCGAGCGCAAGCCCGACGCGACGGTGATCCTGCAGCGCGAGCAGGCCGTGGCGGCGATGGGCCCGATCGACGTCGACTGGGCCGCGGCCGCGGCGACGGCCACCCCGGCGGATCCGGTGCCGGTGCGCAGCACCGACCCGCTCTACGTGCTCTACACCTCCGGCACCACCGGCAAGCCGAAGGGCGTGGTGCGCGACTCCGGCGGCTACGCGACGGCCCTGGCCTGGTCGATGCCCAACATCTACGACGTCGGCGCCGGCGAGACGATCTTCACCGCGTCCGACGTGGGCTGGGTCGTCGGCCACTCCTACATCGTCTACGCGCCGCTGCTGGCCGGGGCCACGACCGTGCTCTACGAGGGCAAGCCGGTCGGTACCCCCGACGCCGGGCAGTTCTGGCGGGTCGTGCAGGAGAACAAGGTGAAGTCGGTGTTCACCGCGCCGACCGCGTTCCGGGCGATCAAGAAGGAGGACCCGGAGGGCGCCTTCGTGGCGCAGTACGACGTCTCGTCGCTGCAGTACCTGTTCCTGGCCGGCGAGCGCCTCGACCCGGAGACCTACCGGTGGGCCGCCGACCTGCTCGGCATCCCGGTGATCGACCACTGGTGGCAGACCGAGACGGGCTGGCCGATCGCGGCGAACCCGGCCGGGATCGAGCTGCTCGACATCAAGCCCGGCTCCCCGACCCGCCCGATGCCGGGCTGGGACGTGCAGGTCCTCGACGAGACCGGGAAGCCGGCCGAGCCCGGTGTCGACGGCGCGATCGTCGCGAAGCTGCCCCTGCCGCCGGGCGCGTTCCCGACCCTGTGGAACGACGACGAGCGCTACGTGAACTCCTACATGGCCGCGTTCGAGGGCTACTACCTCACCGGCGACGGCGGCCACCTCGACTCCGACGGCTACGTGTTCGTCATGGGCCGCACCGACGACGTCATCAACGTCGCCGGGCACCGCCTGTCCACCGGCGGGATGGAGGAGGTCCTCGCCTCGCACCCCGACGTCGCCGAGTGCGCGGTGATCGGCGTCGCCGACACGATGAAGGGCCAGATCCCGCGCGGGTTCGTGGTGCTCAAGTCCGGCGTCGACAGCACCGCCGAGGGCTACGACGAGAAGCTGCGCGCCGAGCTCGTCCAGATGGTGCGCGACCAGATCGGGGCGGTCGCCTCGCTCAAGGACGTCGCCGTCGTCCCGGCCCTGCCCAAGACCCGCTCCGGGAAGATCCTGCGCAAGACCATGCGCGGGATCGCCGACGGCGCCGACGAGCCGGTGCCCTCCACCATCGACGACGCGTCGGTCCTCGACACCCTCCGCCCGGTGCTCCGCACGGAATGA
- a CDS encoding SDR family oxidoreductase, translating to MTILITGGSKGIGRGIAERFGADGAHVLVNYVSDEAAALETATAVEAKGGRATLLRCDLATVDGIAQLGRLVREQTDGLDQVVHGAVWPHAVATMEVSVADFDKALWLNGSSLLALVQELRPLLTRGSAVFHVSSRGSKLAVPNYVAIGAPKALAESLVRYLAVALAPDGIRVNTVSCSGVLTDAVRRVRPDAEERFVRMAAKNPSGRNIEPEDVGAMVHHLSASDLEMVTGREFFVDGGLYSGTD from the coding sequence ATGACAATCCTGATCACCGGTGGTTCGAAGGGCATCGGCCGGGGAATCGCCGAGCGGTTCGGTGCGGACGGCGCCCATGTCCTGGTCAACTACGTGAGTGACGAGGCCGCGGCACTGGAGACTGCGACGGCGGTCGAGGCCAAGGGGGGTCGCGCCACCCTGCTCCGGTGCGATCTCGCAACCGTGGACGGGATCGCGCAGTTGGGACGGCTGGTGAGGGAGCAGACCGATGGTCTGGACCAGGTCGTTCACGGAGCGGTGTGGCCCCACGCGGTCGCGACGATGGAGGTCTCGGTCGCCGACTTCGACAAGGCTCTGTGGCTCAACGGGTCGTCCCTGCTCGCGTTGGTCCAGGAGCTTCGGCCCCTGCTGACGCGAGGATCGGCGGTGTTTCACGTCTCCAGCCGCGGCTCGAAGCTGGCCGTGCCGAACTATGTCGCGATCGGCGCACCGAAGGCTCTGGCCGAATCGCTTGTGCGGTATCTCGCCGTGGCCCTGGCGCCGGACGGTATCCGGGTGAACACCGTGTCGTGCAGCGGTGTTCTCACCGATGCGGTCCGCCGGGTCCGTCCGGACGCCGAGGAGCGTTTCGTGCGCATGGCGGCGAAGAATCCCAGCGGACGCAACATCGAGCCGGAAGACGTCGGGGCGATGGTGCACCATCTCTCGGCTTCCGACCTCGAGATGGTCACGGGGCGGGAGTTCTTCGTCGACGGAGGGCTCTACAGCGGTACCGACTGA
- a CDS encoding CoA transferase, with product MTSPSSSGPAMLAGTVVVEIATRPAGGYCGRLLAVLGASVTRIALPPSVDCPVELTAAYESSLHDGKVSVDPRDERAVTEAVGRAALLIVDSRDDDASDGEISAMTERWLGVAGPEVSVVDIADHRDALVVGGPRVPATGLTAAAASGMAWCLGLPEREPLTLPFDVPEYLAGTEAAAAGALAVLLATAGFCGRRWDVTTTDVLSYYVGQIGANFLPYERPWRRDGPRATMSGGSYPAAMFPCRDGWISIMCRTPREYQGLVAAMGEPEWSTRPGFDDPRVVARLHADEVDPYLIGWTSVRSRDEVFAAGQKHGFPVAPVSTVAEAMAQEQFAHRGFFVTDEAGRTIPGSPYHLTRSATVSARRSAWPAAEIDSSATLAGLRVLDLSWVWSGPMVTAALRDLGAEVIKVEHRGRADPARLRGRAVRGGLPVDGPELEVTPYFNQMNHAKRSVAIDMGTEEGVELIRRLAAESDVVVENMRPGALARRGLGYADLSIDNPGLVMVSMSMLGQSGPLSGIRGYAPVMSGLAGLDSLVGYDTDTLIGTFNPALGDPNGAGHALVALLAGLVGRRRTGYGCHVDLAQVEALLSILRVPVLLQQDRGAVPVPANEHPRWSPHGIFAGKESDTWVAVAARTPRERATLESLTGGGNGHDHVETLSAWIATRNAGDTAEVLRAVGVPASEVAGFEAAIGGKRAFARGVGNVVSHPYLGEQSIVTVPWKLDGSSFPAAGPAPLLGADTGAVLDELLGLAPDTIAGLRDRKVIELGHDGA from the coding sequence ATGACGTCGCCTTCTTCGTCGGGGCCGGCCATGCTCGCCGGAACGGTGGTGGTGGAGATCGCCACGCGACCCGCAGGTGGCTACTGCGGGAGACTGCTCGCAGTCCTGGGGGCATCGGTCACCAGGATCGCCCTGCCGCCGTCGGTCGACTGTCCTGTGGAGCTCACTGCGGCGTACGAGAGTTCTCTGCACGACGGCAAGGTCTCAGTCGACCCGCGGGACGAGCGTGCCGTCACCGAGGCCGTCGGTCGAGCGGCGTTGCTGATCGTCGACTCGCGGGACGACGACGCCTCGGACGGTGAGATCAGCGCGATGACCGAGCGATGGCTCGGTGTCGCGGGCCCCGAGGTGTCAGTGGTCGACATTGCTGATCATCGTGACGCGCTCGTGGTGGGCGGCCCGCGGGTCCCGGCGACCGGATTGACGGCGGCCGCCGCGTCGGGAATGGCGTGGTGTCTGGGCCTGCCCGAACGTGAGCCGTTGACTCTTCCGTTCGACGTCCCCGAGTATCTCGCGGGCACCGAGGCAGCCGCGGCGGGCGCGCTCGCAGTGCTCTTAGCGACCGCGGGATTCTGCGGTCGGCGCTGGGATGTGACGACCACGGACGTGCTGTCCTACTACGTCGGTCAGATCGGTGCGAACTTCCTGCCCTACGAGCGTCCATGGCGGCGTGACGGACCACGCGCGACGATGTCGGGAGGTTCCTACCCGGCTGCGATGTTCCCGTGCAGGGACGGCTGGATCTCGATCATGTGCCGTACCCCCCGTGAGTACCAGGGTCTGGTCGCGGCGATGGGCGAGCCGGAGTGGAGTACACGCCCCGGTTTCGACGATCCGCGAGTGGTCGCGCGTCTGCACGCCGACGAGGTGGATCCGTACTTGATCGGCTGGACCAGTGTCCGATCCCGCGACGAGGTCTTCGCCGCCGGTCAGAAACACGGATTCCCGGTCGCTCCGGTATCGACGGTCGCCGAGGCGATGGCTCAGGAGCAGTTCGCCCACCGCGGATTCTTCGTGACCGATGAGGCAGGTCGCACGATCCCCGGCAGCCCCTACCACCTGACCCGCTCAGCTACGGTCTCCGCTCGCCGGTCCGCCTGGCCGGCGGCCGAGATCGACAGTTCGGCGACTCTGGCGGGTCTGCGGGTTCTGGACCTGTCGTGGGTCTGGTCCGGGCCTATGGTGACCGCGGCACTGCGAGATCTCGGCGCCGAGGTCATCAAGGTTGAGCACCGTGGGCGGGCAGACCCGGCCAGGCTCCGTGGCCGTGCCGTCCGAGGTGGACTGCCGGTCGATGGTCCTGAGCTGGAGGTCACGCCCTACTTCAATCAGATGAACCACGCGAAGCGCAGTGTGGCGATCGATATGGGTACCGAGGAGGGCGTGGAGCTGATCCGCCGGCTCGCGGCGGAATCGGACGTGGTGGTCGAGAACATGCGACCGGGCGCACTCGCCCGCCGCGGACTGGGATATGCCGATCTGTCGATCGACAACCCTGGGCTCGTGATGGTGTCGATGTCGATGTTGGGGCAGTCGGGTCCGTTGAGCGGGATCCGTGGCTATGCGCCCGTCATGTCGGGTCTGGCAGGACTCGACTCGCTGGTGGGATACGACACCGACACTCTCATCGGGACTTTCAACCCGGCGCTGGGTGACCCCAACGGTGCCGGACACGCGCTCGTGGCGCTTCTCGCCGGCCTCGTCGGTCGCCGTCGCACAGGGTATGGCTGCCACGTCGATCTCGCGCAGGTCGAAGCATTGCTCAGCATCCTGCGGGTCCCGGTTCTTCTGCAGCAGGACCGTGGAGCGGTCCCGGTGCCGGCCAACGAACATCCGCGTTGGTCACCGCACGGCATCTTCGCTGGCAAGGAGTCCGACACCTGGGTCGCTGTCGCAGCGCGCACACCTCGGGAACGCGCCACGCTCGAGTCGCTGACGGGTGGCGGCAACGGCCACGACCACGTTGAGACGTTGTCGGCGTGGATCGCCACGCGTAATGCCGGAGACACCGCTGAGGTGTTGCGTGCGGTGGGCGTGCCGGCCTCGGAGGTCGCGGGATTCGAGGCCGCGATCGGTGGCAAGCGTGCGTTCGCCCGCGGGGTGGGCAACGTCGTGTCCCATCCGTACTTGGGGGAGCAGTCGATCGTCACCGTTCCCTGGAAGCTCGACGGCTCGAGCTTCCCGGCGGCCGGACCTGCGCCGTTGCTCGGTGCTGACACCGGGGCGGTCCTGGACGAGCTTCTGGGGCTTGCTCCGGACACGATCGCTGGTCTGCGCGACCGGAAGGTGATCGAGTTGGGTCACGACGGGGCATAG
- a CDS encoding acyl-CoA dehydrogenase family protein — MSVVPFPHQETNKDLRAAVRALCAKYDEEYWELADREHRYPEEFFSDFAAAGFLGILIPEEYGGGGGTMSDQVAVMEELAAGGGAINACSSVHIPMLCVPTVLAFGTEKQRRAILPRVASGELFVTFGVTEPDAGTDTTRITTRATPTDDGWVVNGAKVWNSGAQRGDKILLLARTSDPGPGDKRGHGLTLFLADLQADTVDIRAIPKIGRNAVSSTEVFFRDHPVSTADVVGDVGKGFYHLLHSLNGERLLISAEALGLGRWAVEAGARYANERVVFDRQIGMNQGVQHPLAASYLALLAAGEVVYRAVQEYEEKGGAAVGTLANAAKYLSSEAAFSAADNAMQVFGGYAYAREYHIGRYWIESRLQRIAPVNNQMILNFIAERSLGLPRSY, encoded by the coding sequence ATGAGCGTCGTCCCGTTTCCGCATCAAGAGACGAACAAGGATCTGCGCGCGGCAGTACGTGCACTCTGCGCGAAGTACGACGAGGAGTACTGGGAGCTCGCCGACCGCGAACACCGCTACCCGGAGGAGTTCTTCTCGGATTTCGCCGCGGCAGGGTTCCTGGGGATCCTGATCCCGGAGGAGTACGGCGGCGGGGGCGGCACGATGTCTGATCAGGTGGCCGTCATGGAGGAGCTGGCGGCCGGTGGCGGCGCGATCAACGCCTGCAGCTCGGTACACATCCCGATGCTCTGCGTCCCCACGGTGCTCGCGTTCGGAACCGAGAAGCAGCGACGAGCCATCCTGCCACGTGTCGCCTCCGGCGAGCTCTTCGTGACATTCGGTGTGACCGAACCCGACGCGGGAACAGACACCACCCGCATCACCACGCGGGCCACCCCGACCGATGACGGATGGGTCGTCAACGGCGCCAAGGTCTGGAACTCCGGGGCCCAGCGCGGCGACAAGATCCTTCTACTCGCGCGGACGTCAGACCCGGGACCGGGGGACAAGCGCGGTCATGGTCTTACGCTGTTCCTCGCGGACCTGCAGGCCGACACCGTCGACATCCGGGCGATCCCCAAGATCGGCCGCAATGCCGTGTCCTCCACCGAGGTCTTCTTCCGCGATCATCCGGTGTCCACCGCCGACGTGGTGGGTGACGTCGGCAAGGGCTTCTACCACCTGCTTCACAGTTTGAACGGGGAGCGGCTGCTGATCTCGGCGGAGGCTCTCGGTCTCGGGCGTTGGGCGGTCGAGGCGGGGGCCCGGTATGCGAACGAAAGGGTTGTGTTCGACCGGCAGATCGGTATGAACCAGGGGGTTCAGCACCCACTCGCGGCGAGCTACCTCGCGTTGCTCGCTGCGGGCGAGGTTGTTTACCGGGCAGTCCAGGAGTACGAGGAGAAGGGCGGCGCCGCGGTCGGGACGCTGGCCAACGCGGCCAAGTATCTGTCGAGCGAGGCGGCCTTCTCCGCAGCCGACAATGCCATGCAGGTCTTCGGCGGGTACGCCTACGCCCGCGAATACCACATCGGGCGGTACTGGATCGAGTCTCGCCTCCAGCGGATCGCGCCGGTGAACAACCAGATGATCCTCAACTTCATCGCGGAGCGGAGCCTCGGGCTGCCGCGTAGCTACTAG